A DNA window from Candidatus Polarisedimenticolia bacterium contains the following coding sequences:
- a CDS encoding carboxypeptidase-like regulatory domain-containing protein translates to MRSRRAAWLLLGCLLGTTTVCAADRETADRLAGTPPGGLTGKILDSSGRGIEGAKVSLRRGDLLQTAITDAVGEYCFCRVVQARDYILEIEKEGFVGIMEKDIYVGRMKLVVRNYVLEPLAGRNGAGTGRP, encoded by the coding sequence TTGCGTAGCCGCCGGGCCGCCTGGCTCCTCCTGGGATGTCTGCTGGGGACCACGACGGTTTGCGCTGCCGACCGCGAGACCGCGGACCGCCTCGCCGGGACTCCGCCGGGCGGTTTGACCGGCAAGATCCTCGACAGCTCCGGGCGGGGAATCGAGGGGGCCAAGGTTTCGTTGAGACGAGGCGATCTGCTGCAAACGGCGATCACCGACGCGGTAGGGGAGTATTGCTTCTGCCGGGTGGTTCAGGCGCGCGACTACATCCTGGAGATCGAGAAGGAGGGCTTCGTCGGAATCATGGAAAAGGACATCTACGTGGGAAGAATGAAGCTCGTGGTGCGCAATTACGTCCTGGAGCCGTTGGCCGGGCGCAACGGCGCCGGGACCGGGCGCCCATGA